One genomic segment of Amycolatopsis sp. Hca4 includes these proteins:
- a CDS encoding SIS domain-containing protein — MVSATDIAGSVAKQLADVEQANAEAVRAAADLVLGVIRADALVYTAGAGHSLAAVAETFYRAGGLACVYPLYHPELLPLHGAVASTRTERRSGLAAEVLAERAPGPDDVLVVFSTSGVNPYPVELCIEARKRGAAVIAVTSRACVAAAPRRSSSTLVEQGTVVLDSLVVPGDASYPADAPRTAPLSTVVNAFLWNLVLAQVYDRGTAEGLDVPLWRSSNVEGGDEANAGLLAKYGEIVPRLR; from the coding sequence GTGGTGAGCGCCACGGACATCGCAGGCAGCGTCGCCAAGCAGCTGGCGGACGTCGAGCAGGCCAACGCCGAAGCGGTGCGGGCCGCGGCGGACCTGGTGCTGGGGGTGATCCGGGCCGACGCACTGGTCTATACCGCGGGCGCCGGGCACTCGCTGGCCGCGGTCGCCGAGACGTTCTACCGGGCCGGCGGGCTGGCCTGCGTCTACCCGCTCTACCACCCCGAGCTGCTCCCGCTGCACGGCGCGGTGGCCAGCACGCGGACCGAGCGGCGCAGCGGCCTGGCCGCCGAAGTGCTGGCCGAGCGCGCGCCGGGGCCGGACGACGTGCTGGTGGTGTTCTCGACCTCCGGCGTCAACCCGTACCCGGTCGAGCTGTGCATCGAGGCGCGCAAGCGGGGTGCGGCGGTGATCGCGGTGACGTCGCGGGCGTGCGTGGCGGCGGCGCCGAGGCGGTCGTCGAGCACGCTGGTCGAGCAGGGCACGGTCGTGCTGGACTCGCTGGTCGTCCCGGGTGACGCGAGCTACCCGGCGGACGCGCCGCGCACCGCGCCGCTGTCCACTGTGGTCAACGCGTTCCTGTGGAACCTGGTGCTCGCCCAGGTCTACGACCGCGGAACGGCCGAGGGCCTGGACGTCCCGCTGTGGCGAAGCTCCAATGTGGAGGGTGGGGACGAAGCGAACGCCGGGCTGCTGGCGAAGTACGGCGAAATCGTCCCCCGCCTGCGCTAG
- a CDS encoding alpha/beta hydrolase: MVEVDPAVSVWRARGRARAVVLVLHGGAERGTGRVPPWKLAYLRMVPIARALHRAGRKDGVEVRLVRNRRYGWNAPAEDPVDDARWALDRIHAEHPGLPVVLVGHSMGARVALRVADDPAVRGVCALAPWTPRGEPVEAVAGRSVLIVHGTRDRMTSPAESHAFAERAAGVAARVARFEIANEGHAMLRRARVWTRLTVAFTLDVLAGDDGGTLRRAWAANGPDRLRIPV, translated from the coding sequence GTGGTCGAGGTGGATCCGGCGGTGTCCGTGTGGCGGGCACGCGGGCGGGCCCGGGCCGTCGTGCTCGTGCTGCACGGCGGCGCGGAGCGGGGGACGGGCCGCGTCCCGCCGTGGAAGCTCGCTTACCTGCGGATGGTGCCGATCGCGCGTGCCTTGCACCGGGCCGGCCGCAAGGACGGCGTCGAGGTGCGGCTGGTGCGCAACCGCCGTTACGGCTGGAACGCGCCCGCCGAGGACCCGGTCGACGACGCCCGCTGGGCCCTCGACCGCATCCACGCCGAGCACCCCGGCCTGCCGGTCGTGCTGGTCGGTCACTCGATGGGGGCACGTGTCGCACTGCGCGTGGCCGACGACCCGGCCGTGCGCGGAGTCTGCGCACTGGCCCCGTGGACGCCGCGGGGCGAGCCGGTCGAGGCCGTCGCCGGGCGGTCGGTGCTCATCGTGCACGGCACCCGCGACCGGATGACCAGCCCGGCGGAGTCGCACGCCTTCGCCGAGCGGGCCGCGGGCGTCGCCGCGCGCGTCGCCCGGTTCGAGATCGCCAACGAGGGCCACGCGATGCTGCGCCGCGCCCGGGTCTGGACCCGGCTCACGGTGGCGTTCACCCTGGACGTGCTGGCCGGGGACGACGGCGGGACGCTCCGCCGCGCGTGGGCCGCGAACGGCCCCGACCGGCTGCGGATCCCGGTGTGA
- a CDS encoding cyclopropane-fatty-acyl-phospholipid synthase family protein encodes MTTSSADRAAARDVPDENRWPGLASPPHSALRARIAAALFRRAVRPLDVRVSFPDGTVLGAGGPEAPEMRILRPEAFFHRLGVDAKIGFGESYMAGDWTASDLAEVLTPFAERMATLVPPTLQKFRRLVERTQPPSEENTLEGARANIHRHYDLSNDLFGAFLDESMMYSSALFAPGDDDLTAAQHRKIDSVLDYAGVRAGSEVLEIGTGWGELAIRAAARGAHVTSLTISEEQRSLATERIAAAGFSDRVEVKLCDYRESSGRYDAVVSVEMIEAVGASYWPEFYRVIGERLRPGGRFGLQAITMDHDRMMAASRAYSWVHKYIFPGGLIPSVRSIEDGVKANTRLKLAGMREFGQDYARTLRWWRERFLHRWADIAGFGFDDVFRRMWEFYLAYSEAGFRSGYLKVHQFGYEATGR; translated from the coding sequence GTGACCACTTCGAGCGCTGACCGGGCGGCGGCCCGGGACGTCCCGGACGAGAACCGGTGGCCGGGCCTGGCGAGCCCGCCCCACTCCGCGCTGCGCGCGCGGATCGCCGCCGCGCTGTTCCGCCGCGCGGTCCGCCCGCTCGACGTCCGGGTGAGCTTCCCGGACGGCACCGTGCTGGGCGCCGGTGGCCCCGAAGCACCGGAGATGCGGATCCTGCGGCCCGAAGCGTTCTTCCACCGCCTCGGCGTCGACGCCAAGATCGGCTTCGGCGAGTCCTACATGGCCGGTGACTGGACCGCCTCCGACCTGGCCGAGGTGCTGACGCCGTTCGCCGAGCGGATGGCCACGCTCGTCCCGCCGACGCTGCAGAAGTTCCGCCGGCTCGTCGAGCGGACGCAGCCGCCGTCGGAGGAGAACACCCTCGAGGGCGCGCGGGCCAACATCCACCGGCACTACGACCTGTCCAACGACCTGTTCGGTGCCTTCCTCGACGAGTCGATGATGTATTCGTCCGCGTTGTTCGCGCCGGGCGACGACGACCTCACCGCCGCGCAGCACCGCAAGATCGACAGCGTGCTCGACTACGCCGGCGTCCGCGCAGGCAGCGAGGTCCTGGAAATCGGCACCGGATGGGGTGAACTCGCCATCCGGGCCGCCGCCCGCGGCGCGCACGTCACGTCGCTGACCATTTCGGAGGAGCAGCGTTCGCTGGCCACCGAACGCATCGCCGCGGCCGGGTTCTCCGACCGCGTCGAGGTGAAGCTGTGCGACTACCGCGAGTCGAGCGGCCGGTACGACGCCGTGGTCAGCGTCGAGATGATCGAGGCGGTCGGCGCGTCCTACTGGCCGGAGTTCTACCGGGTGATCGGCGAGCGGCTGCGCCCCGGCGGGCGGTTCGGCCTGCAGGCCATCACCATGGACCACGACCGGATGATGGCGGCGTCCCGGGCCTACAGCTGGGTCCACAAGTACATCTTCCCGGGCGGGCTGATCCCGTCGGTGCGCTCGATCGAAGACGGCGTCAAGGCGAACACCCGGCTCAAGCTGGCCGGGATGCGCGAGTTCGGCCAGGACTACGCCCGCACGCTACGGTGGTGGCGCGAACGGTTCCTGCACCGCTGGGCCGACATCGCCGGGTTCGGGTTCGACGACGTCTTCCGCCGGATGTGGGAGTTCTACCTGGCCTATTCCGAGGCCGGGTTCCGGTCCGGGTACCTCAAGGTCCACCAGTTCGGCTACGAGGCGACCGGCCGGTAA
- a CDS encoding LCP family protein: MTYRGDDGGRRMPPPAGRSRDHQRAQMMPLPGRGRSPYDERTRPMGTREPEYAPPPPPRQDPPRRPADDGYPPSRPPRRRRWSVGKVLGALVLVFVVFLAGIWVYLEFSIKRVDALADYSGRPVAASGTNWLIVGSDSREGLTAEDEERLATGDVAAAGGGQRTDTIMVAHLPDNSTKPTLLSLPRDSQVSIPGHGKNKINAAFSLGGPKLLAQTVEGATGLHIDHYAEIGFGGFAKIVDAIGGVEMCIDKDMNDTMTGINIKAGCPQTLDGREALGFVRMRHSSATPRSDLDRVANQRKFIGALVSQIASPGTLLNPFDFFPLLSSAPDALTMDSGDHVHNLAGLAIAMRGISSGGVVTTTVPVTSGSAENWDKAKSKQLFDALKNDTEVPDSVIVN, from the coding sequence ATGACCTACCGTGGCGACGACGGCGGGCGCCGGATGCCGCCGCCTGCCGGCCGCTCCCGGGACCACCAGCGCGCGCAGATGATGCCGCTGCCCGGGCGGGGCCGCAGCCCGTACGACGAGCGCACCCGCCCGATGGGCACCCGTGAGCCCGAGTACGCCCCGCCACCGCCGCCGCGGCAGGACCCGCCCCGCCGCCCGGCCGACGACGGCTACCCGCCGTCCCGGCCGCCGCGCCGGCGCCGCTGGAGCGTCGGCAAGGTCCTGGGCGCCCTGGTGCTGGTGTTCGTCGTGTTCCTGGCCGGCATCTGGGTCTACCTCGAGTTCTCGATCAAGCGCGTCGACGCGCTGGCCGACTACTCCGGCCGCCCGGTGGCCGCGTCCGGCACCAACTGGCTGATCGTCGGCTCGGACAGCCGCGAAGGCCTGACGGCCGAGGACGAGGAACGGCTCGCCACCGGCGACGTCGCCGCCGCGGGCGGCGGCCAGCGCACGGACACGATCATGGTCGCGCACCTGCCGGACAACAGCACCAAGCCGACGCTGCTGTCGCTGCCGCGCGACTCGCAGGTGTCGATCCCCGGGCACGGCAAGAACAAGATCAACGCGGCGTTCTCGCTCGGCGGCCCGAAGCTGCTCGCGCAGACCGTCGAAGGCGCCACCGGGCTGCACATCGACCACTACGCCGAGATCGGCTTCGGCGGCTTCGCCAAGATCGTCGACGCGATCGGCGGGGTCGAGATGTGCATCGACAAGGACATGAACGACACGATGACCGGCATCAACATCAAGGCCGGTTGCCCGCAGACGCTCGACGGCCGCGAAGCGCTCGGCTTCGTCCGGATGCGCCACAGCTCGGCGACCCCGCGGTCGGACCTCGACCGCGTGGCCAACCAGCGCAAGTTCATCGGCGCGCTGGTCAGCCAGATCGCCAGCCCCGGCACGCTGCTGAACCCGTTCGACTTCTTCCCGCTGCTGTCCTCGGCGCCGGACGCGCTGACCATGGACTCGGGCGACCACGTGCACAACCTCGCCGGCCTGGCGATCGCGATGCGCGGGATCTCCTCCGGCGGCGTGGTCACCACGACGGTCCCGGTCACCAGCGGCTCGGCGGAGAACTGGGACAAGGCCAAGTCGAAGCAGCTGTTCGACGCGCTGAAGAACGATACCGAGGTCCCGGACAGCGTCATCGTGAATTAG
- a CDS encoding GNAT family N-acetyltransferase translates to METPAETYREDTFTLARWQFADEPELVATVTGSLEHLGAWMIWATGGYSAEDGAEFLRTTRKNWESGESHDFALRVDGVLAGSVGVMARDGGVEIGYWLARGYTGRGLITRAVRLLTAEAFRLGAGYVEIRHDERNVRSGAVPARLGFTRVRTEPAEKPLAPARTGTDHVWRLTAPR, encoded by the coding sequence ATGGAAACCCCGGCCGAGACCTACCGCGAAGACACGTTCACCCTGGCCCGCTGGCAGTTCGCCGACGAGCCGGAGCTGGTCGCGACGGTCACCGGGTCCCTCGAGCACCTCGGGGCGTGGATGATCTGGGCGACCGGCGGCTACTCCGCCGAGGACGGCGCCGAATTCCTGCGGACCACCCGGAAGAACTGGGAGAGCGGGGAAAGCCACGACTTCGCCCTCCGCGTCGACGGCGTGCTCGCGGGTTCCGTCGGCGTCATGGCGCGCGACGGCGGCGTCGAGATCGGCTATTGGCTCGCGCGCGGGTACACCGGCCGGGGCCTGATCACCCGGGCCGTCCGGTTGCTGACGGCGGAGGCGTTCCGCCTCGGCGCCGGGTACGTCGAGATCAGGCACGACGAGCGGAACGTCCGAAGTGGAGCGGTGCCCGCGCGCCTCGGCTTCACCCGGGTGCGCACGGAGCCGGCGGAGAAGCCGCTGGCCCCGGCGCGCACGGGCACCGACCACGTGTGGCGGCTCACCGCCCCGCGCTAG
- a CDS encoding peroxiredoxin: MDAGDLAPDFTLPDDQGQERTLSDFLATGPVVLFFYPAAMTGGCTAESCHFRDLAAEFAAVGAHRVGISPDAITKQRAFAEANSFDYPLLSDVEGEVAKQFGVWRKLLPLHTKRATFVIGEDRRIIAKIKSELNFTVHADEALKVLRERNKVS; the protein is encoded by the coding sequence ATGGACGCCGGAGACCTCGCCCCTGATTTCACGCTGCCCGACGACCAGGGCCAGGAGCGCACGCTCTCGGACTTCCTGGCCACCGGGCCCGTGGTGCTGTTCTTCTACCCCGCCGCGATGACCGGCGGCTGCACCGCGGAGAGCTGCCACTTCCGCGACCTGGCGGCGGAGTTCGCCGCGGTCGGCGCGCACCGCGTCGGCATCAGCCCGGACGCCATCACCAAGCAGCGCGCCTTCGCCGAAGCCAACAGCTTCGACTACCCCCTGCTGTCCGATGTGGAGGGTGAGGTCGCGAAGCAGTTCGGCGTGTGGCGGAAGCTGCTGCCGCTGCACACCAAGCGGGCCACGTTCGTGATCGGCGAAGACCGGCGGATCATCGCGAAGATCAAGAGCGAGCTGAACTTCACCGTGCACGCCGACGAGGCGCTCAAGGTGCTGCGGGAGCGGAACAAGGTGTCCTAG
- a CDS encoding bifunctional diguanylate cyclase/phosphodiesterase yields the protein MARRWAATLADTKGVTLPPEELEALLLEVAHDAVDQAGSQHDGALLRFTALYAASPMGIALADPDGAIVEANLALGQLLGCSPDRLRGRHLTDLGSTEHDVARLAEGLAKVRAGRDRHQERLLLDHTEDGQLWTDVTLARLPGDRPGSIYPVLMVSDANELHLLQERLLHQNVHDPLTGLPNASSFTTKLEAALGAGARDDIALIYLDVDGFKVINDGLGAGVGDQVLRGVASKLSAVFTGHHDGFVARLSGDGFAVLLRGELAATEVVALVERALEDLNEPIYLGGHGIGVSASAGIVVRAAVEGGAAELLRAAEIALHRAKEAGKAQWMLFDPELDARDRGRYQLGAVIAGALENGEFSLVYQPTVKLSRPDELAAVNAGLRWNHPEKGELGSEEFYPLAQTTGMTVPLGRWLLAESLAATARWRAQLGDAAPDVCVRLPTRLAIDPDLVLLVKEQLDKHELPARALRLCTDRASMLDPRGEVLDSFAVLADLGAQLVLTISGSADLELIPQHRLPIRHVILSGPVVDALDTDEPAEPDLRHLTQLITRARELNLRVGAEGVRTHEQATRLRQLGVIAARGPFVADSATGDEVDEMINRHPRR from the coding sequence GTGGCGCGGAGGTGGGCGGCCACGTTGGCCGACACCAAAGGAGTAACGCTTCCCCCGGAAGAGCTCGAAGCCCTGCTGCTGGAGGTCGCGCACGACGCGGTCGACCAGGCCGGCTCGCAGCACGACGGCGCGCTGCTGCGGTTCACCGCGCTGTACGCCGCGTCGCCGATGGGGATCGCGCTGGCCGACCCGGACGGCGCCATCGTCGAGGCGAACCTGGCCCTCGGGCAGCTGCTGGGCTGCTCGCCGGACCGGTTGCGCGGCAGGCACCTCACCGACCTCGGCTCGACCGAGCACGACGTCGCCCGGCTCGCCGAAGGCCTCGCGAAGGTGCGCGCGGGCCGCGACCGCCACCAGGAGCGGCTGCTGCTCGACCACACCGAGGACGGGCAGCTCTGGACCGACGTGACGCTCGCCCGGCTGCCCGGCGACCGGCCCGGCTCGATCTACCCGGTGCTGATGGTCTCGGACGCCAACGAGCTGCACCTGCTGCAGGAGCGGCTGCTGCACCAGAACGTGCACGACCCGCTCACCGGGCTGCCCAACGCGTCCTCGTTCACCACCAAGCTCGAAGCCGCGCTCGGCGCCGGCGCGCGCGACGACATCGCGCTGATCTACCTCGACGTCGACGGCTTCAAGGTGATCAACGACGGCCTCGGCGCCGGCGTCGGCGACCAGGTGCTGCGCGGGGTCGCGAGCAAGCTGTCGGCGGTGTTCACCGGCCACCACGACGGGTTCGTCGCGCGGCTGTCCGGCGACGGCTTCGCGGTGCTGCTGCGCGGCGAACTGGCGGCGACCGAGGTCGTCGCGCTGGTCGAGCGCGCGCTGGAGGACCTCAACGAGCCGATCTACCTGGGTGGGCACGGCATCGGCGTGAGCGCGAGCGCGGGCATCGTCGTCCGCGCGGCCGTCGAGGGCGGCGCCGCGGAGCTGCTGCGGGCCGCGGAGATCGCGCTGCACCGGGCCAAGGAGGCCGGCAAGGCGCAGTGGATGCTGTTCGACCCGGAGCTCGACGCGCGCGACCGCGGCCGCTACCAGCTGGGCGCGGTGATCGCCGGCGCACTGGAGAACGGCGAGTTCTCGCTCGTCTACCAGCCGACGGTGAAGCTGTCCCGGCCGGACGAGCTGGCCGCGGTCAACGCCGGGCTGCGGTGGAACCACCCGGAGAAGGGCGAGCTCGGCTCCGAGGAGTTCTACCCGCTCGCCCAGACCACGGGCATGACGGTGCCACTGGGCCGCTGGCTGCTCGCCGAGTCACTGGCCGCGACGGCCCGCTGGCGCGCCCAGCTGGGCGACGCGGCCCCGGACGTCTGCGTGCGGCTGCCGACCCGGCTGGCGATCGACCCGGACCTGGTGCTGCTGGTGAAGGAGCAGCTGGACAAGCACGAGCTCCCCGCCCGCGCCCTGCGCCTGTGCACCGACCGCGCCTCGATGCTCGACCCGCGCGGCGAGGTCCTGGACTCCTTCGCGGTGCTGGCGGACCTGGGCGCGCAGCTGGTGCTGACGATCTCGGGCTCGGCGGACCTGGAGCTGATCCCGCAGCACCGGCTGCCGATCCGCCACGTGATCCTGTCGGGGCCGGTGGTCGACGCGCTGGACACCGACGAGCCGGCGGAGCCCGACCTGCGGCACCTGACGCAGCTCATCACCCGGGCGCGCGAGCTCAACCTGCGCGTGGGGGCCGAGGGCGTCCGGACGCACGAGCAGGCGACACGGCTGCGGCAGCTGGGCGTGATCGCGGCCCGAGGCCCGTTCGTGGCGGACTCGGCAACCGGGGACGAGGTCGACGAGATGATCAACCGCCACCCGCGCCGCTGA
- a CDS encoding cytochrome P450, translating to MVSLPSTVSRAAEALRERVPPLTALPLPHRVDERWLASRWPVKELAPPPAGSGLKPVLGDEGPPVVGHMLEMMRFGPAFGLRRHELYGPVSWTGGFGRRIVALSGPEATRIALVNKDKAFSQEGWKFFIEKFFERGLMLMDFGEHHLHRRIMQEAFTRPRLAGYVGEMAPALREGVAGWGANERPRLYWALKQLTLDVATRVFMGMHSGADAARINRAFVSCVRAGTAFVRVPVPGGRWSAGLHGRRVLERYFGETLPAKRRSGGDDLFAALCQATTEDGDRFSDTDIVNHMIFLMMAAHDTTTITSSAMAYYLAKHPEWQERARAESLALGDDLLDIDAVEKLETLDLVMKEALRLVAPVPSLARQTVKDTEVLGHYIPAGTLVGVSPTVNHFAPECWTNPFAFDPERFAEPRREDKSHRMAWMPFGGGAHKCIGLHFGGLEVKLLMHELLRAHRWTVPESYTARWDYVSLPVPADGLPVRLTPR from the coding sequence ATGGTCAGTTTGCCGAGCACCGTGAGCCGAGCCGCCGAGGCACTGCGCGAGCGCGTGCCGCCCCTGACCGCACTCCCCCTGCCGCACCGGGTCGACGAACGGTGGCTGGCCTCGCGCTGGCCCGTCAAGGAACTCGCGCCGCCGCCCGCGGGCAGCGGCCTCAAGCCCGTGCTGGGCGACGAAGGGCCGCCCGTCGTCGGGCACATGCTCGAGATGATGCGGTTCGGCCCGGCCTTCGGCCTGCGCCGCCACGAACTCTACGGTCCGGTGTCGTGGACCGGCGGGTTCGGCCGCCGGATCGTCGCGCTGTCCGGGCCGGAGGCCACCCGGATCGCGCTGGTCAACAAGGACAAGGCGTTCTCGCAGGAAGGCTGGAAGTTCTTCATCGAGAAGTTCTTCGAGCGCGGCCTGATGCTGATGGACTTCGGCGAGCACCACCTGCACCGCCGGATCATGCAGGAGGCCTTCACCCGCCCGCGGCTGGCCGGCTACGTCGGCGAAATGGCGCCCGCGCTGCGCGAAGGCGTCGCCGGCTGGGGCGCGAACGAGCGGCCGCGGCTGTACTGGGCGCTCAAGCAGCTGACCCTCGACGTCGCGACCCGCGTGTTCATGGGCATGCACAGCGGTGCCGACGCGGCCCGGATCAACCGCGCGTTCGTCAGCTGCGTGCGGGCCGGCACCGCCTTCGTGCGCGTCCCGGTGCCGGGCGGGCGCTGGTCGGCCGGGCTGCACGGGCGCCGGGTCCTCGAACGCTACTTCGGCGAAACCCTGCCCGCGAAACGGCGTTCGGGCGGCGACGACCTGTTCGCCGCGCTCTGCCAAGCCACCACCGAGGACGGCGACCGGTTCTCCGACACCGACATCGTCAACCACATGATCTTCCTGATGATGGCCGCGCACGACACGACCACCATCACCAGCAGCGCCATGGCCTACTACCTGGCGAAGCACCCGGAGTGGCAGGAGCGCGCCCGCGCGGAGTCGCTGGCCCTCGGCGACGACCTCCTCGACATCGACGCCGTCGAAAAGCTCGAAACGCTCGACCTGGTGATGAAGGAGGCGCTGCGGCTGGTGGCGCCGGTGCCGTCGCTGGCCCGGCAGACCGTCAAGGACACCGAGGTGCTCGGCCACTACATCCCGGCGGGCACGCTCGTCGGCGTCTCGCCGACCGTCAACCACTTCGCGCCCGAGTGCTGGACGAACCCGTTCGCGTTCGACCCGGAGCGCTTCGCCGAACCGCGGCGCGAGGACAAGTCGCACCGGATGGCGTGGATGCCCTTCGGCGGCGGCGCGCACAAGTGCATCGGGCTGCACTTCGGCGGTCTCGAAGTGAAGTTGCTGATGCACGAACTGCTGCGAGCCCACCGCTGGACGGTTCCGGAGAGTTACACCGCGCGCTGGGACTACGTCTCCCTGCCGGTGCCCGCGGACGGTCTGCCGGTCCGGTTGACCCCGCGCTGA
- a CDS encoding AraC family transcriptional regulator: protein MDDLFRDVRAHGSLFGSSTLSPPFSLRFVDGPPLTLCTALSGGGWIVPEHGEPEPLNAYDTVVVRGPGTFSFVDEVGTAAEPVDCGEFCAVPELGGTRYRRGWRAEGAGPTTLIVGAYPIGSEVGRPLLDALPVVLRVAGGGTGDAVLDHLAAEVSVDAPGQQVVLDRLLDWMLVCTLRAWFDRPGGEPPSWWTARRDPVAGPALRLLHEEPAAPWTVALLAEKAGVARSTLAKRFAELVGEPPLTYLTRRRMALAADLLLERPAATVAEVARQVGYADAFGFSAAFKRVRGVTPSEHRRPAPPERTATQVLSDCQQAGMV, encoded by the coding sequence GTGGACGACCTCTTCCGCGACGTGCGGGCCCACGGCTCGCTCTTCGGCAGCTCCACCCTCTCGCCCCCGTTCTCCCTGCGCTTCGTCGACGGCCCGCCGCTGACCCTGTGCACGGCGCTCTCCGGCGGCGGCTGGATCGTCCCCGAGCACGGCGAGCCCGAGCCGCTGAACGCCTACGACACCGTCGTCGTGCGCGGGCCGGGCACCTTCAGTTTCGTCGACGAGGTCGGCACCGCCGCCGAACCCGTCGACTGCGGCGAATTCTGCGCCGTCCCCGAACTCGGCGGGACGCGGTACCGGCGCGGCTGGCGTGCCGAGGGGGCGGGCCCGACCACGCTGATCGTCGGCGCCTACCCGATCGGCAGCGAGGTCGGCCGTCCGCTGCTCGACGCCCTGCCCGTCGTGCTGCGCGTCGCCGGCGGTGGGACCGGGGACGCCGTCCTGGACCACCTCGCCGCCGAAGTCTCCGTCGATGCCCCGGGCCAGCAGGTGGTGCTCGACCGGCTGCTCGACTGGATGCTCGTCTGCACCCTGCGAGCGTGGTTCGACCGCCCCGGCGGCGAACCGCCGTCGTGGTGGACGGCCCGGCGCGACCCGGTGGCCGGCCCCGCGCTGCGCCTGCTGCACGAGGAACCCGCCGCGCCGTGGACGGTCGCCTTACTGGCCGAGAAAGCCGGGGTGGCCAGGTCGACGCTGGCCAAGCGGTTCGCCGAGCTGGTCGGCGAACCGCCGCTGACCTACCTCACCCGGCGCCGGATGGCGCTCGCGGCGGACCTGCTGCTCGAGCGGCCCGCCGCCACCGTCGCGGAGGTCGCCCGGCAGGTGGGGTACGCCGACGCCTTCGGCTTCAGCGCGGCGTTCAAGCGGGTCCGCGGTGTCACGCCGAGCGAACACCGGCGACCGGCACCACCCGAAAGGACGGCGACCCAGGTGTTGTCAGACTGTCAACAAGCGGGCATGGTGTAG
- a CDS encoding NUDIX hydrolase: MAGLPLRDRAGNALLAVRRVAESELPPVAASLVVVGHAGAVLLMLDKRRGQWELPGGMREAGETAREAAVRELGEETGIHGVALAFAAVAEFDLVDPGRREFLAVYRAEVTAVPRLTLGEEGLGFRWWSPREPVDPDTSPLDAEIAARTLT, from the coding sequence GTGGCCGGACTGCCGTTGCGCGACCGGGCGGGCAACGCGCTGCTCGCCGTGCGCCGCGTCGCCGAAAGCGAGCTGCCGCCGGTGGCCGCCTCGCTGGTCGTCGTCGGCCACGCCGGTGCCGTCCTGCTGATGCTGGACAAGCGCCGCGGGCAGTGGGAACTGCCCGGCGGAATGCGGGAAGCCGGGGAAACCGCCCGGGAAGCCGCGGTGCGCGAGCTGGGGGAGGAGACCGGCATCCACGGCGTGGCGCTGGCTTTCGCCGCCGTCGCCGAGTTCGACCTGGTCGATCCCGGGCGCCGGGAATTCCTGGCCGTCTACCGGGCCGAGGTGACAGCCGTGCCCCGGCTGACCCTCGGCGAGGAAGGACTCGGCTTCCGGTGGTGGTCGCCGCGCGAGCCCGTCGACCCGGACACCAGCCCGCTCGACGCGGAGATCGCCGCGCGAACGCTGACGTGA
- a CDS encoding ribonucleotide-diphosphate reductase subunit beta — protein MTNVETTDATGLGEIEVGAARINVDDKRMINARADVNQLLPMKYKWAWEKYLAGCNNHWMPTEVAMQADIALWKSPDGLTEDERQMLKRNLGFFATAESLVANNIVLAVYRQITNPECRQYLLRQAFEEAVHTHTFQYICESLGLVEGELFNMYREVPSISDKDAWALKYTQNLENPDFETGTPEADQAFLRDLVAFYVIFEGMWFYTGFAQILSLGRRNKMVGIAEQYQYILRDESIHLNFGIDCINQIKIENPHLWTPEFQEEVRGMLKEACELEVAYARDTMPRGMLGLSAQLCEQYMHFITDRRAQQIGLAPIFGETENPFPWMSEAMDLKKEKNFFETRVIEYQSGGALDWD, from the coding sequence ATGACCAACGTGGAGACGACGGACGCGACCGGCCTCGGGGAGATCGAGGTCGGCGCCGCCCGGATCAACGTCGACGACAAGCGCATGATCAACGCGCGCGCCGACGTCAACCAGCTGCTGCCCATGAAGTACAAGTGGGCGTGGGAGAAGTACCTGGCCGGCTGCAACAACCACTGGATGCCGACCGAGGTCGCCATGCAGGCCGACATCGCGCTGTGGAAGTCGCCGGACGGCCTCACCGAGGACGAGCGGCAGATGCTCAAGCGCAACCTCGGCTTCTTCGCCACGGCGGAGTCGTTGGTGGCCAACAACATCGTGCTCGCGGTGTACCGGCAGATCACCAACCCCGAGTGCCGCCAGTACCTGCTGCGCCAGGCGTTCGAGGAGGCCGTGCACACGCACACCTTCCAGTACATCTGCGAAAGCCTCGGCCTGGTCGAGGGCGAGCTGTTCAACATGTACCGCGAGGTCCCGTCCATTTCGGACAAAGACGCGTGGGCGCTGAAGTACACGCAGAACCTGGAGAACCCGGACTTCGAGACGGGCACGCCGGAGGCCGACCAGGCGTTCCTGCGTGACCTGGTCGCGTTCTACGTGATCTTCGAGGGCATGTGGTTCTACACCGGCTTCGCGCAGATCCTGTCGCTGGGCCGCCGGAACAAGATGGTCGGCATCGCCGAGCAGTACCAGTACATCCTGCGCGACGAGTCGATCCACCTGAACTTCGGCATCGACTGCATCAACCAGATCAAGATCGAGAACCCGCACCTGTGGACGCCCGAGTTCCAGGAAGAGGTCCGCGGGATGCTGAAGGAAGCGTGCGAGCTGGAGGTCGCGTACGCCCGCGACACGATGCCGCGCGGCATGCTCGGGTTGTCGGCGCAGCTGTGCGAGCAGTACATGCACTTCATCACCGACCGCCGGGCGCAGCAGATCGGGCTCGCACCGATCTTCGGGGAGACGGAGAACCCGTTCCCGTGGATGTCGGAGGCGATGGACCTGAAGAAGGAGAAGAACTTCTTCGAGACCCGCGTGATCGAGTACCAGTCGGGCGGCGCCCTCGACTGGGACTGA